A part of Cannabis sativa cultivar Pink pepper isolate KNU-18-1 chromosome 6, ASM2916894v1, whole genome shotgun sequence genomic DNA contains:
- the LOC115695823 gene encoding protein TIC 20-v, chloroplastic, whose translation MATSNLISPLSKINPLNLSTKPHNSSTFFFTQKTPPLLTLTKINHKSTNPRRVFTIQCKESNSVDAPDRLISAICYFYPFFDGVQYGKYVITQFSPIQTLLQPLIPAIKVFKSFPFNGFLVFLTLYFVVVRNRNFSRYVRFNTMQAIVLDVLLIFPDLLERSFNPKDGVGLDLLMSLDSTVFLFLLVCLVYGSSSCILGQLPRLPIVAEAAERQVL comes from the coding sequence ATGGCTACTTCCAACCTTATCTCACCTTTATCAAAAATAAACCCTTTAAACCTTTCAACCAAACCTCATAACTCTTCAACCTTCTTCTTCACCCAAAAGACTCCACCTTTACTCACTCTAACCAAAATTAACCACAAATCAACAAACCCCAGAAGAGTTTTCACCATTCAATGTAAGGAAAGCAACTCAGTTGATGCACCAGATAGACTCATCTCAGCAATTTGTTACTTTTACCCTTTCTTTGATGGTGTACAATATGGGAAATATGTTATAACCCAATTCAGTCCTATTCAGACACTCCTTCAGCCATTGATACCAGCTATAAAGGTTTTTAAGAGCTTTCCTTTTAATGGGTTTTTAGTGTTTTTAACACTCTATTTTGTTGTGGTAAGGAATAGGAATTTCAGTAGGTATGTGAGGTTTAACACTATGCAAGCTATTGTTCTTGATGTGCTGTTGATATTTCCTGATCTTTTGGAGAGAAGCTTTAATCCAAAAGATGGTGTTGGGTTGGATTTGTTGATGAGCTTGGATAGTACTGTTTTTCTCTTCCTTTTGGTGTGTTTGGTTTATGGATCTTCTTCTTGCATTTTGGGACAGTTGCCTAGGTTGCCAATTGTTGCTGAAGCTGCTGAAAGGCAAGTTCTTTAA
- the LOC115724637 gene encoding vegetative cell wall protein gp1-like codes for MHWVVVLSLLLLSSAMVQSYNAPAPSPTTKPPPPPPSSPLSPQSSPAHSPTPFPSSPPPSKSPAHSPTKSPTPVTSPAKSPINAPSVAPKASPLVSPIVSPASPSPVTAAAPPPVASSPSLAPVSSPELSPVGAAPAAEGPVIAATPETSASIPSSSADSPSMFPSSGSPPIPTPESLSPETAQGPAGDGSGSNSVHGVHVVLSGLGIWAALAL; via the coding sequence ATGCATTGGGTGGTTGTACTTTCCTTATTACTACTCTCCTCCGCCATGGTACAATCCTACAACGCACCCGCTCCTTCTCCAACAACAAAGCCGCCACCGCCACCGCCTTCTTCGCCGTTATCACCGCAATCTTCTCCCGCTCATTCCCCAACACCATTTCCATCATCACCACCACCATCAAAATCTCCGGCTCATTCTCCGACGAAATCTCCTACTCCGGTGACTTCTCCGGCGAAATCTCCGATCAATGCTCCTTCCGTGGCGCCAAAAGCTTCGCCTTTGGTTAGCCCGATTGTATCTCCGGCAAGTCCATCTCCGGTGACTGCGGCGGCTCCTCCGCCAGTGGCTTCTTCGCCGTCTTTGGCTCCGGTTAGTTCGCCGGAGTTGAGCCCGGTCGGTGCTGCTCCGGCGGCGGAAGGGCCGGTGATTGCGGCTACGCCGGAAACATCGGCTTCGATTCCTTCGAGTTCGGCGGATTCTCCTTCGATGTTTCCGTCTAGTGGTAGCCCTCCGATTCCGACGCCGGAGAGTCTTTCGCCGGAAACTGCTCAAGGTCCGGCTGGTGATGGGTCGGGTTCGAACTCTGTGCATGGAGTTCATGTCGTTTTGAGCGGGCTTGGTATTTGGGCCGCTTTGGCACTGTAA